Genomic DNA from Paenibacillus borealis:
TTTATCCGAGCTGACGAGAATGCCGTTTCTAAGGGGCTCAAGTTCACACTGCTTAGTGCGGTGGTAGGCTGGTGGGGAATTCCCTGGGGGCCGATTTATACCATTGGTGCATTGATCACGAACCTCAGGGGCGGAAAAGATGTAACGGCCGAAGTAATGGCCTCTATCTCAGAGCAGAGCGCTTAACGTAGACGTTGCCAAAAAGGCTGTCCCCAAAGCAGGAGCTATCCCAAGCAGCCAGTTCATGGCTTTAGGGACAGCTCCTTTTTTGATTTGTATGAGCTTTTCTGACCGGGCGGCAGAGGAAATATTTTCATCAGTCCTTGCTGCTGCACACGGCGATATAATTCAGATCCTTGCCAGTGGTATTGAAGAAGGTATACATCTTCTTGAATTGGGCGCGGTTTTCTTTTTTGAGTGCATTCTTGAAAATGCGCAGCGTCCCCTGGATACCTTCATCACGGATCATGCCTTTAACACTCATCAGCGACATGGTTCCTGTAGCGTGTTCGACTCTCTTGAATCCGGTGGAGTTGAATAGTCCTTCCCACTCTGCCACAGGCAGCGGCTCTACATTAATATGAATCGTCCGGCGCAGCTCCGCCAGCTCCCCGGCCATATTGTCCTTCGCAAAAGTGATGTCATGCGTAAGCAGAACACCGCCGGGCTTCAGCACACGGAAATATTCAGCTACAGCCTTCTGCTTCGCCGCCTGATTCAGCATGGTCAGCATCGCTTCGTTAATCACGACGTCGAAGCTGTTATCCTCAAAAGGCAGCTTCATCGCATTGGCCTGTCTGACCTGGATGTACCCCTCCAGATTGGCATCTCTAATATTCTTCTCAGCCTTCTCAAGTGCTCTGGGGTCCATATCAATCCCGGTAATCTGACACTTATACTCACGCGCAAGCTGGATAGAGGTGGTACACATGTTGCAGGCCACTTCCAGCATCCGGCTGTCTTTGCTCAGCTTCGCATGCCGGATCAACCAGTTCGTAGCAGCGACACCGCCGGGACGCAGCCGCTTTTTGCCCAGTTTGGCCAGGAAATTATGCCCGACTTCCTTTTTCAACGTGTCTCAGCTCCTTCTTCTCCGGTTTGACCACAATCAGCAGCATTTGGAAGGCTTCTGTAGCATATAGCGCATGCGGAATATTAGCAGGTAAAATGATCGTTTCCCCGGCCAGCACAGTGTATGGTTTATCCGCAATGGTGATCTGAGCTTCGCCCGACAGAATATTTACCATGGCATCGCCCGGGGAGGAGTGGCCGCCAATCGACGAGCCCTTATCCAGGGAGATCAGTGTCATGGCGAGACTGGAGCGCTGTACCAGGGTCAGGCTCGATACCTGCTGCTCTTCCACCGTAATGATCTTCCGTAAATCCATGACTTCGGCTTGCGGCAATCTTTTAATATAATGTTCTTGCTTCATACGATCTACCTCCAGGTTATATGCTGATTTGCAGAAATTTGCAGCTGCTCTGCGCAGCGAATTCATGCCAGGTACCGGCTTGGACGATTACCGCTGCCCCGGCGGTTAATGGACAGGGCTGCTCTGCTATGAGCATGTGGAGCTCTCCCTCCAGTACGTGAATGAGCTTGGATCTGGGCGAGGTCTCCGAGCTGATGGTCTCATCCTTATCCATGCCATACAGTACCCATTCAGGTGCCCCGGCTTGTCCCGAACCTTCTGTGATATTCAGTGTTCTGCTCGATATCTGATAGGGCCGGATGCTAATCATGTCATTGAAATAAAATACTGTGCCTGCAGTCATTCCGCTCATGCCGTCCTCCTGTATATATTGAATGATTCTTAACATTTGGTATAATGAGATAAGGTGAGAATCGTTCTCATTTATTGAATTGTAGCAGAGTTTGTACAATGACTCTGTTGCCATGGCAACAGGAGGCGGATAAATGTGCAGCAATATATGAACAAAATCCAAAGCACGGTCTTATTTAAAGGATTTATGATCAGCGAGGTGCAGCAGGCACTGGGTTGTCTTCAGGGTACAATTAAGGATTTCGCCAAGAAGGATGTCATCTTCAAGCAGGAGGAATATCTGGATTCGGCGGGTATTATTCTGCAGGGAAATGTATTGCTGTGCAAGGAGAATCGTTCGGGCATGCGGTTCATATTCTCGGAGCTTGAGAGCGGGGAGATTATCGGGGAGACCGCACTTCGTCTGGAGCAGGAGCCCAGCGGCTACGAAGCGGTTGCAGGCTCGGCGTGCCGCGTGCTGTTCATCAAGATTAACAAAATTGTACGTCCGGGCCAGGCGACCTGCCATTTGAGAAGCCGGATTATTGAGAATATGCTGACCTTGCTGCTGGAGAATAACCGGTCGATGGTTCAGAAGCTTGACCTGGTTTCACACAAATCACTGCGGGAACGGATTATCCACTACTTGAGCCTGCAGGCCCAAAAAAATAATTCGCCCGTCTTTGAGATTCCATTCAGCCGGAATGATCTGGCGGATTACCTGACTGTGGACCGTAGTGCCTTATCCAGGGAACTGCAGCGGATGGCACAGGATGGACTGATCCGGTTTACACGGAACCAGTTTGAATTGCTGGAGATAGATTATGAGCTGCAGTGGTAAAAGAATGCTGACTCCTGTAAGTACAGATTGACAATCTGTACTTTTGAATATATTGTAGATACATTAAGTCTTTGATTGGGGGGTGTTTACTGCCCGTCCAATTAGCGGAATAATCTGTCCGAAGTTAAAGGAGAGGGCGTAATCCGCTTTTATTAAGGACTTAGTGTATCTTTAATGTATTTTATAACAAGAGAGACAGGTGGAGACGGAATGAAAAGCAGACCCGGATTAATCGTATCTTCGCTGGTCATCGCGAATTTCCTCGGGCAGCTGATGCAGACGATGCTGAATACGGCATTGCCCAGAATGATGCTGGATTTGGGGATTAATGAAGGCAGGGCCCAGTGGCTGATTACTGTATACTATCTGACCGCAGGCATAACGGTGCCTGTTGCCGGATTTTTAATCGGAAGATTCACGACAAGAGGTTTATTCTTCACTTCAGCAACTGCCTTTGCGGCAGGCACCCTTATCGCGGGAATATCGCCGAATTTTATCCTTATTCTGAACGGGCGTATTATCCAGGGCTTAGGGGCAGGACTGCTGATGCCTCTGTTCCAGACAACGATTCTCAGGGTGTTCCCGAAGGGGAAGATAGGCTCGGCTATGGGGTTAATCGGACTGGTAATGGGGCTGGCTCCGGCGCTGGGTCCGACCCTGTCAGGTTTAGTCGTTCAGGAACACTCCTGGCGGATTCTCTTCTACGCATTGCTGCCTGTAGTGATAGCCAACCTGCTGCTCGCTGCGTTCAGTTTGCAGAATGTGGGGGGGAGGCACCGGGAGAAGCTGGACTACATATCTATTTTATTTTCAACAACCGGATTTGCCGGTCTGTTATACGGTGTTAATCTGGCAGGGGATCAAAATGGCTCGCGGGTATGGACAGGGGCTGCTATCCTAAGCGGGATATTGTTCATAGTTCTATTTATCAGGCGTCAACTGAAGCTTACCGTTCCATTGCTGGATTTTAAGCTGTTTCGTAACAGGAACTTTAGCCTCGCCTCAATCATTGGGGTGCTGATGTTCATTGTAATGGTGGGTGGTGAGCTGCTGATTCCGCTATATGTGCAGAATGTCCGGGGGCTGACACCAAGGGAGTCAGGTCTAATGCTGCTGCCGGGTGCGCTGCTGCTGGGGTGTACCAGTGTAATCTCCGGAAAAATATATGACCGCTATGGAGTGAAGATAGTGCTTCGCGGCGGGTTTACCCTCATTGCCGGGGTAGCTTTGCTAATCTCGCTTATGTTATCCCAGGATTCATCCATACTTATACTCGCTGTACTCTATGTATTTCTAATGGTGGGAATCGGGTTTATTATGACGCCTGTTACCGCCTATGCGATGGCAAGTGTACCTCCTAAGATGATTCCACATGCCTCTCCAATGACGATTTCAATCCGCTCGTTAGCCAGCTCTTTGGGTGGGGTTCTGCTGATAGCCATAATGACGATTACGATGAATTTCAGTTCTTCCTCATTCCCGGTGAATATGATGTACGGATTTCATGCCGCTTTTTGGAGCTTGACCGTAGTGGCCATAGCCGGATTAGGTTTATCTTTTACTATCAAAGGTCTGACTCATACATCATAAATAGGAAAGACTTTTTTTGCTTTGCGAAGATCGTCCATGTTTTTAACGACAATAATCCATGTTCAAAAAGGGGAGATGAAACTATTATATTAGTAATGATGATAATGATTATCATTATTAATAAATGATGGAGAGTGGTAGCTGGCTATGATAAAGAGAATAACAGGTTTGGTACTTGCCGGTGTTATGGCATTGGGTATCGTTTCTGTCGCAGGTGTAAATGTCGCGTCTGTGGGCGTTGCAGAAGCAGCACAGGCAACACAAAAGATTACCTATAAAGGCAAGGTATACACCGTTCCGGTCAAAACCAATAATATTGTCATTACCGGTGCAGTAGAGGCTCTGGAAGACGCACTGGTGCTGAATTTCAAACCTAAGGGAGCACTGACTGTCGGTGGTGAGTTCCCTTCAATCTTTTCCAAAATAACAAGCGGCGTAA
This window encodes:
- a CDS encoding class I SAM-dependent methyltransferase encodes the protein MKKEVGHNFLAKLGKKRLRPGGVAATNWLIRHAKLSKDSRMLEVACNMCTTSIQLAREYKCQITGIDMDPRALEKAEKNIRDANLEGYIQVRQANAMKLPFEDNSFDVVINEAMLTMLNQAAKQKAVAEYFRVLKPGGVLLTHDITFAKDNMAGELAELRRTIHINVEPLPVAEWEGLFNSTGFKRVEHATGTMSLMSVKGMIRDEGIQGTLRIFKNALKKENRAQFKKMYTFFNTTGKDLNYIAVCSSKD
- a CDS encoding cupin domain-containing protein, whose protein sequence is MKQEHYIKRLPQAEVMDLRKIITVEEQQVSSLTLVQRSSLAMTLISLDKGSSIGGHSSPGDAMVNILSGEAQITIADKPYTVLAGETIILPANIPHALYATEAFQMLLIVVKPEKKELRHVEKGSRA
- a CDS encoding cupin domain-containing protein, with amino-acid sequence MSGMTAGTVFYFNDMISIRPYQISSRTLNITEGSGQAGAPEWVLYGMDKDETISSETSPRSKLIHVLEGELHMLIAEQPCPLTAGAAVIVQAGTWHEFAAQSSCKFLQISI
- a CDS encoding Crp/Fnr family transcriptional regulator is translated as MNKIQSTVLFKGFMISEVQQALGCLQGTIKDFAKKDVIFKQEEYLDSAGIILQGNVLLCKENRSGMRFIFSELESGEIIGETALRLEQEPSGYEAVAGSACRVLFIKINKIVRPGQATCHLRSRIIENMLTLLLENNRSMVQKLDLVSHKSLRERIIHYLSLQAQKNNSPVFEIPFSRNDLADYLTVDRSALSRELQRMAQDGLIRFTRNQFELLEIDYELQW
- a CDS encoding DHA2 family efflux MFS transporter permease subunit; this encodes MKSRPGLIVSSLVIANFLGQLMQTMLNTALPRMMLDLGINEGRAQWLITVYYLTAGITVPVAGFLIGRFTTRGLFFTSATAFAAGTLIAGISPNFILILNGRIIQGLGAGLLMPLFQTTILRVFPKGKIGSAMGLIGLVMGLAPALGPTLSGLVVQEHSWRILFYALLPVVIANLLLAAFSLQNVGGRHREKLDYISILFSTTGFAGLLYGVNLAGDQNGSRVWTGAAILSGILFIVLFIRRQLKLTVPLLDFKLFRNRNFSLASIIGVLMFIVMVGGELLIPLYVQNVRGLTPRESGLMLLPGALLLGCTSVISGKIYDRYGVKIVLRGGFTLIAGVALLISLMLSQDSSILILAVLYVFLMVGIGFIMTPVTAYAMASVPPKMIPHASPMTISIRSLASSLGGVLLIAIMTITMNFSSSSFPVNMMYGFHAAFWSLTVVAIAGLGLSFTIKGLTHTS